A section of the Phaseolus vulgaris cultivar G19833 chromosome 8, P. vulgaris v2.0, whole genome shotgun sequence genome encodes:
- the LOC137826842 gene encoding thaumatin-like protein, translating into MARVSFFLFYLVAFCYIILTDGAQLILVNNCGESVWPGILGGAGQQTPKDGGMHLGSGEEVVLDVPEKWSGRIWGRQGCSFDNDGHGHCLTGDCNGKLHCRGQGGVPPATVVEMTLGSSSSPLHFYDVSLVDGFNLPVSMKPIGGGVGCGVASCEVDLNICCPSALEVKRNGKVVGCKSACLAMQSAKYCCTGNYSDPKTCKPTLFAHLFKAICPKAYSYAYDDSSSLNRCRAPRYVITFCPPPV; encoded by the exons ATGGCAAGAGTTTCCTTCTTTCTCTTCTATCTGGTTGCGTTTTGCTACATCATACTCACAG ATGGTGCTCAACTTATTCTAGTGAACAACTGTGGGGAAAGTGTGTGGCCAGGGATACTTGGAGGTGCAGGGCAGCAAACTCCAAAAGATGGTGGGATGCATCTTGGAAGTGGTGAAGAAGTTGTACTTGATGTACCAGAAAAGTGGTCAGGAAGAATTTGGGGTAGGCAGGGTTGTAGCTTTGACAATGATGGACATGGGCACTGTCTCACTGGTGATTGCAATGGGAAGCTACATTGTAGAGGGCAAGGAGGGGTGCCACCTGCAACAGTGGTGGAAATGACCCTTGGATCCTCTTCCTCCCCTTTGCATTTCTATGATGTGAGTTTGGTGGATGGATTCAACTTGCCTGTTTCCATGAAGCCCATTGGGGGTGGAGTTGGGTGTGGAGTGGCTTCTTGTGAGGTGGATTTGAATATTTGCTGTCCATCAGCACTTGAGGTGAAGAGAAATGGCAAAGTTGTGGGGTGTAAAAGTGCATGCTTGGCTATGCAATCAGCAAAATATTGCTGCACAGGGAATTATTCTGACCCAAAAACTTGCAAGCCTACTCTTTTTGCTCATCTCTTTAAGGCTATATGTCCTAAGGCTTATAGTTACGCCTATGATGACTCTAGCAGCCTTAACAGATGCAGGGCTCCAAGGTATGTTATCACCTTCTGCCCTCCTCCAGTGTAA
- the LOC137824023 gene encoding auxin response factor 9-like: MSLHRGEEDELYEQLWKACAGPHVEIPRAGQRVFYFPQGHMEQLEVSTNQELNQRIPLFKLPSEILCRVVNVHLLAEQETDEVYAQITLVPENNQTEPTCPDPCPSEVPRPRVHSFCKVLTASDTSTHGGFSVLRKHATECLPALDMSKSTPTQELVAKDLHGYEWRFKHIFRGQPRRHLLTTGWSTFVTSKRLVAGDTFVFLRGSNGELRVGVRRLTPVQNSMPSSVISSQSMHLGVLATASHAVATQTLFVVYYKPRTSQFIVSVNKYLEAINQKCNVGMRLKTRSEGDDSTETDKRFSGTIIGVEDISPHWVNSKWRSLKVQWDEPPSFPRPDRVSPWEIEPILASVPTTISSQPVVIKNKRPRQASEVPDLGDTPLIAPTFWDAGLTQSDITQLGVMAESKRSESSAHMWHHNSSNGISMNQIKASWLSCPSHLYLDTTDDSKSVSASPISKTHSERLNNDHCLDQVDKEISKVEPATGCRLFGIDLIDHTRSSSLSVDNASGVTSEGRTDVNHEPDISKASKGWKQEQLQVSPKETQSKQICSRSCTKVQMQGVAVGRAVDLTTLDGYEKLVDELEKMFDIKGQLRHRNKWEIVFTDDEGDMMLVGDDPWPEFCNMVRRIFICSSQDVHKLSSGSKLPIFSTEEIVISSDTTEI, encoded by the exons ATGTCGTTGCACCGTGGTGAAGAAGACGAGCTCTACGAGCAGCTATGGAAGGCGTGTGCAGGACCCCATGTGGAAATTCCTCGTGCTGGCCAAAGGGTCTTCTACTTCCCTCAGGGACACATGGAACAG TTAGAAGTATCAACAAATCAGGAACTAAATCAAAGGATTCCACTGTTCAAACTTCCCTCCGAGATCCTTTGCCGTGTCGTCAACGTCCATTTACTG gCTGAACAAGAAACAGATGAGGTTTATGCACAGATTACTCTGGTGCCGGAAAATAAT caaactGAGCCTACATGCCCTGATCCGTGCCCTTCTGAAGTTCCAAGGCCAAGAGTTCACTCCTTCTGCAAGGTCTTAACCGCCTCTGATACAAGCACCCACGGTGGCTTCTCTGTCCTCCGGAAGCATGCCACTGAATGTCTTCCAGCATTG GACATGTCGAAATCAACCCCAACTCAAGAATTGGTTGCTAAGGATCTTCATGGATATGAATGGCGCTTTAAGCATATATTTAGAG GTCAGCCGCGCAGACACTTGCTCACAACCGGATGGAGTACTTTTGTGACTTCCAAGAGATTAGTTGCTGGAGACACCTTTGTGTTTTTGAG AGGGAGCAATGGAGAACTGCGAGTTGGAGTGAGGCGTCTTACTCCTGTTCAAAACAGCATGCCATCATCTGTGATTTCTAGTCAGAGCATGCACCTAGGAGTTCTTGCAACTGCATCTCATGCGGTAGCAACTCAGACTCTTTTTGTTGTATATTATAAGCCAAG GACAAGCCAGTTTATTGTAAGTGTGAACAAGTATTTAGAGGCTATCAACCAAAAATGTAATGTTGGCATGAGATTGAAGACGAGGTCTGAAGGGGATGATTCTACTGAAACAGACAAAAG ATTTTCGGGCACAATAATTGGAGTTGAGGATATTTCCCCTCATTGGGTAAATTCAAAATGGCGATCACTCAAG GTTCAATGGGATGAACCTCCATCTTTTCCAAGACCTGATAGAGTTTCACCATGGGAGATAGAACCCATTCTGGCTTCTGTTCCTACAACAATATCATCTCAACCTGTTGTTATAAAGAATAAAAGGCCTCGACAAGCAAGTGAAGTTCCAGATCTTG GAGACACACCATTAATTGCCCCTACTTTCTGGGATGCTGGTCTGACACAGTCTGATATTACACAACTTGGTGTTATGGCCGAAAGCAAAAGGAGTGAAAGTAGTGCTCACATGTGGCATCATAACAGCAGCAATGGTATATCAATGAATCAGATAAAAGCAAGTTGGCTGTCTTGTCCTTCTCATTTATATCTTGACACAACTGATGATAGCAAGAGCGTATCAGCTTCGCCTATTTCAAAAACTCACTCGGAAAGATTGAACAATGACCATTGCCTTGACCAGGTTGACAAGGAGATCAGCAAAGTAGAGCCTGCAACCGGCTGCAGATTGTTTGGGATTGACCTTATTGATCATACAAGGAGCAGCTCTCTTTCTGTAGATAATGCATCTGGAGTCACATCGGAGGGCAGAACTGATGTAAACCATGAGCCTGATATCTCAAAGGCTTCTAAAGGATGGAAACAAGAACAGCTACAAGTATCCCCAAAAGAGACTCAAAGCAAGCAAATTTGTAGCAGAAGTTGCACTAAG GTTCAAATGCAGGGGGTTGCAGTGGGTCGTGCTGTGGACTTGACCACATTGGATGGGTATGAGAAACTTGTAGATGAATTGGAGAAGATGTTTGACATAAAGGGACAGCTTCGACACAGGAACAAGTGGGAAATTGTCTTCACTGATGATGAAGGGGATATGATGCTTGTTGGTGATGATCCATGGCC TGAATTCTGTAATATGGTGAGAAGAATCTTCATTTGCTCCAGTCAGGATGTGCACAAACTGAGCTCTGGGAGCAAACTACCTATTTTTTCAACGGAAGAGATTGTAATAAGCTCAGACACAACTGAGATCTGA